The Halichoerus grypus chromosome 14, mHalGry1.hap1.1, whole genome shotgun sequence genome contains a region encoding:
- the LOC118529740 gene encoding interferon alpha-1/2-like: protein MALPFPFLVALVVLSCNSLCSLGCDLPQNHGLFAWRALTLLGQMRRMSASSCDKYTSDFAFPQEVLDGKQLQKAQALSVVHVMNQKIFHLFCTEASSAAWNETLLEEFCSGLSEQLTDLEACPMQKAEGAETPLMNVDSILRNYFQRISLYLQEKQYSPCAWEIVRAEIMKALYSSTTLQKRLRSKK, encoded by the coding sequence ATGGCCCTGCCCTTTCCCTTCTTGGTGGCCCTGGTGGTGCTCAGCTGCAactccctctgctctctgggaTGTGACCTGCCTCAGAACCATGGCTTGTTTGCCTGGAGGGCCTTGACGCTCCTGGGACAAATGAGGAGAATGTCTGCGAGCTCTTGTGACAAGTACACAAGTGACTTTGCCTTCCCCCAGGAGGTGCTGGATGGCAAGCAGTTGCAGAAGGCTCAAGCCCTCTCTGTCGTCCATGTGATGAACCAGAAGATCTTCCACCTCTTCTGCACAGAGGCCTCATCTGCTGCTTGGAATGAGACCCTCCTAGAGGAATTCTGCTCCGGACTTTCTGAGCAGCTGACCGACCTGGAAGCCTGTCCCATGCAGAAGGCGGAGGGGGCAGAGACTCCCCTCATGAACGTGGATTCCATCCTGAGGAACTACTTCCAAAGAATCTCCCTCTATCTGCAAGAGAAGCAATACAGCCCTTGTGCCTGGGAGATTgtcagagcagaaatcatgaAAGCCTTGTATTCATCAACAACCTTGCAAAAAAGATTAAGGAGCAAGAAGTGA
- the LOC118529739 gene encoding interferon alpha-1/2-like, with protein sequence MALPFPFLVALVVLSCNSLCSLGCDLPQNHGLFAWRALTLLGQMRRMSASSCDKYTSDFAFPQEVLDGKQLQKAQALSVVHVMNQKIFHLFCTEASSAAWNETLLEEFCSGVYQQLTDLEACLMQEAGLGEPPLMKVDSILRNYFQRISLYLQEKQYSPCAWEIVRAEITSSLFSSMILQERLSSKQ encoded by the coding sequence ATGGCCCTGCCCTTTCCCTTCTTGGTGGCCCTGGTGGTGCTCAGCTGCAactccctctgctctctgggaTGTGACCTGCCTCAGAACCATGGTCTGTTCGCCTGGAGGGCCTTGACGCTCCTGGGACAAATGAGGAGAATGTCTGCTAGCTCTTGTGACAAGTACACAAGTGACTTTGCCTTCCCCCAGGAGGTGCTGGATGGCAAGCAGTTGCAGAAGGCTCAAGCCCTCTCTGTCGTCCATGTGATGAACCAGAAGATCTTCCACCTCTTCTGCACAGAGGCCTCATCTGCTGCTTGGAACGAGACCCTCCTAGAGGAGTTCTGCTCAGGAGTTTATCAGCAGCTGACCGATCTAGAAGCCTGTCTCATGCAGGAGGCGGGGCTGGGAGAGCCTCCCCTCATGAAGGTGGACTCCATCCTGAGGAACTACTTCCAAAGAATCTCCCTCTATCTGCAAGAGAAGCAATACAGCCCTTGTGCCTGGGAGATTGTCAGAGCAGAAATCACGAGCTCCTTGTTTTCATCAATGATCTTGCAAGAAAGATTAAGCAGCAAGCAATGA